The window gaagacaatttgcagatttccttcgtttgcacttgctggaattttcagaaaaaggacagcaaatctgtcttgagaaattgactattcaagtcgagccttgaacccgatagatctgatcatttcgttatcgttttcttctatcctccgttgtgtacaagaaacacttaaATTTCTAACAGGAGAAACATTtgtctaaaatcacactgatcaagaaatcctatccatccaattaatggatatTAAATAGACAGTCagaagtaaaatagtgagtgatccacatttaagagaaaaatcagatggttaacatTATCTTCTCAGTGAAAAATTTCAGTTATGCTCCTCCATCCacagttggacggtctggattgatgcaCGACTTTGACATGTGTACGGTTGATTCAtcatattttttaaatggtgcaaaactattAGCATATAAGACGATTCAAATGCAAATATTCAAAATTTATTGTTGTAACATACAAGTCATCATTCTTGTTGTAACAGAAATTTATTGTAAATTCTCCTTATTGTGTATTTATAATTTTGTCTATATTTGGGAGAATTCAAATTCTTATTTCAATTATATGGTTTCAGAGATTTTTCAATCCACTTTCTTTCAGATATCCAATAAGTTCGTGCCCAAAGAGAAGTGGTATGAATTGAGATTTCCAAAGCATATAGTTGTTGTCATGTAGCTTGATGTGTAGAAAATGGTGAAGGTAAAGTACCAAGTACGAATCAGAAGAGTTTGTAGTAAAGGTAGTTAttgttgaagaaaagaaaaaacagaagaaggaagaaagcatATCGAAGAAGTTCTGATATCATATAATTGTAATAAGAATTTGAATTCTCCTACACAACCTAATGGGGAGTGGAGGCTACTTTATATAGACAAAATTATAAATAGACAATAAAGAGAATTTGAATGAGAATTGGAATTCTCACACACATCCTGATAGGGAGTGGACACTCCTTTATATAGACAAAATTATAAATACACAATAAAGGAAATTTACAACAACAATGGCATCGGTTATGAGCATTTGAATTTGAATTGATTTCTCTTGCAACAGGAGTGGCGGTAGTTTTGAATATTTGAGTTTGAATTATCTTATTTCTTAACAACAACTAACATAGGAGTATAGCCCTGAGGCGATCATATCTTTAAATCACTACCGCCATTTGATATCCTATAGATTGCTATCATCATTTGATTTCCTCTTCCTTCAATCTGTTCCTGTATTCTAGAGATTGTTTATCTCTCATGGACTTTTCCTCTTCTGTCAATTCCATTCCTTAATGTCCAAGGCTTGAATATAGCGACGGATGGATTCTGGCTTTGCCTCCCGGTTGCCATGTCTCTCAGCTTTGAAAGAAGATCACCATTCCTTTACTAGGTTTGGAAACCCTTCCACTTCTAACCATGATAGCTCAAATTTGAATGGCTGTGGACCCCAACTATCATCCACCACCACCAAGGCGATCAGGCAATGATAAGGGATTGACCTTGAAATCGACCTTAGGAGCCATCTTTGTGGCACCAAGGGAAATTTCTCCACCCAATTCGAAGACACTAAAAACCGATCTAGCGTAGACTTCAACACCCGTTGTTGCCTATTAGTCCAGGTAAACCTCACATCTCCCATTGGGATATCCACCATCTCATTCCAGAGAACCTGACGTGGCGATCATAACAACAACTACTTATTGCGAATGAATCCAAATCTGTGCCTGCTGACTTGGACAATTCAGTCCGTCAACCCAAGCGAACACTCATCTGAGACCCAAAGCCACATCCCTCAGCAACACCAAGACAGAGAACAGGCTGCACCACCAATCCTCGACCTAAATTCTGGAGTCCCACATCACCACAATACCACCTGCTGAACCTACCGCATCAAGAGCCACCCAATCCTTGAACCTTCCACCCCAAACAAAGCCCACAGTCCTTTGATGACATATTGCCATATTCGATGGCAATCTTAACACAGTATCATAATTCTCTTACCTTGAGGAGGGGGTAGATATTGTGATGAGTAATGATCTAGTGGGGTGAGTGCATTGGAACCAACCATGCACATGCATTTGGATTTGTTGGAATTCACATCACCTATCCGGACCATCCGTTAGGTGCAGCCCCCTCTTAATAGGCAGCCTTGAAAAAATCATAATGaccagatgatccaaaccatctagtcAGTGGATTGCAGAAATTGATGGACAAGATTGTTCATTAAGGATGGATGAGTCACGGATGCTTAGGACTGCTGATTTCTATAGTCTTTTCATAGTGATGAAAGAAGACTAGACAGATGCAATGGACAGACTAGATGGGCCATGTGAATGATGacaagtccaaatgcaactatgtgCATGGCAAGGTTTCCATCCACATCGCCCACTATATCATCTCTCTTTTTAATATGGGAAGCAGAAACATTGCACCCTCTTGCCTTCTGCAGAAACTCCCAATTCTAGGAGAGCAGCCTGTAATGCAATTATTTGGTAGTTGTCAAGGTTCCGTGGAGCGGCATCTTATATTACTAATTCAGTCTCAGAATGAAAAAGATCAGCAAGTATGTTAATTGAACATTCTAAATTGCCATTATACTCCTCTACTTCAATTTTATTTGGAAGAGCCTTGCCCATGACAAAACTATTTGTCTTGTGCCATGTGAGTGCCTTTATTGGGAATTCATTTAAAGTAGTCATGGACCTCTGTCTGTAGACTTTTTCAATGGTGGAGAAGATGTCTGGTTATTGCCAGAAAGTCCTGATTGCAGTATTCTCTGTCTGTTTGGagttgaatccttttgagaatgtttttGGATCCATCAATGAAACCTCACAGGAAATGCACCAACCAATGTGCAAGACACGGAGAATCATGCAACACAATTTTGTCTGTTTTTTCTACAAATAACAAAAGAACATAGAATTATAatggagttatttgatgctccggctacatatgatgcttgatatgaagGCACTTAAAAATGGTACACATGGCGTATATCAACCCAAATTAAACCGACTAGAATGTGGAAACCACTGTccttaacctctgatttgtggacacttgttttttcaAATAAGACTTCGATCTATCTTACAATTTGGAGGGTTTATTTTGGATTACTTTAGGCCATGTAAACAAATTTgagtaatttctaactgcctgcgtatcatccatcacattctgccagagtatcaatgcaTTTCTCTTAATTATAATATCAAGGTCCAAGGACAATGCGTGAGTCAGGGGCATGCCATAAAGAGAATAAGCAAATAAACGGAAATCACTAGCTTCAATTGGAGAACGTATGCCTATAAATCAATTGGACTCTTCAATTTAAAAATTACGGTTGGCCCTCGTTTCCAGTCTAAACATCAATTTACAAATTGCAATTTACTGTAACGTCACTGGGATAAGACTGCAATGATGATGATCTCTAACATGTCTTGTACTTTAGATTGAATCAGTGTACTTTAGCAAAGGGAAATGAAAATGCGTAATCATGTGTTTGATATATTTCTTGTGTTTGAACAATGACAATACACATGTTTTGGTGATTCCGCAATAATGCGGTCAAGCTTTTGTGACAAACGGAACTCTCCACTGCCATGGGCCGGAGTTCCAAGTTCCATTAACATCAACAAGAATAATTtgtatgtagtttttttttttttttttccaccaatAACTTGCATTTTAGATTAGTTTCCAGTCTAGCAAGGGCCTGTTGATTAGTGGGAAAAGAAAACGTAATAATTATCCAAGGAGGAATTCCATGAgtactattgaaacatggattcccatGGACTTCTCTTCTGGTGGTTTTGTTTAAATAGCAGGTGGAAATCCTATATTTGTGAGACAATGGTTATCTTGTATCTTGTTCATGAGAATTTGAATATGGAAAAGGATAGTGGTTGCTATGTGGAATCCATTATTGTCATTTAGTAAATATTAAAATCCATTATTCTCTTTGCTAACCAAACATATAGCGAAATTTCCCACCATGGGATAagttcttcattttccatttcttttcttttcttttctgtcttATCAAACAGGCTTTAAGATTTTTCAGGGTCTTTGTTCTAGCTTCTAGTTTGAAGCTGATGTATCAGCCATTAGGTTCCAAGTTCAACCCCAACTTATGATACTAGAGAAACAAAAGCATAAAACAAAAGAAGCATGCAGTTACTGTTAAGACCAATAAATTGAAGATTGCCAATGATTTAAAGATTTATCAAAAGATAAATTACTTCTCTCTTGCAAGAAAACGGCGCATGATGTGCCAAGTAATTGTATGCAGCACTTTTCATTTAAGTAAGCTCTCTTGGTAAAATCTGTCGTTTTGGAGGAACCATTTTATCCTCGAGCCAAGGATATGTTTATACAAGTGGGCTCATGGTTCAGGGACGAGGGATCCAGACTGTTGCCCTTATGGGTGctaccatggatggatcatgttctaaaatatcACACAGATTAGAAATTCTAGCCTtccaattttttctttttcctgctGAATGTGGAGTGGCTGCATTTTTTCTCATAATCATCAATTTGCAGGCCACCTATTGAAGGGTAAGGATTATCCCATCATGGAGAATTTTGGCTCATGTTCCATCCATAGTTGGGCCCATCAGAGCAGGGCTCCACTTGTACAGACTGAAGGACTCAAAAGATATTCTACTCATAGTCAGCTTTAAGCATATGTGATAATGATTTAAGTTTCGATGCATACCGAAAGATGGTTCTTTCTAATGATTTATGATCTCTATTTATTGAAAGCAGCTCGAACATCAAAATTGCTTTCTGTTCAAGATGCGGCTTGCACGTTGTCAATAGATAAAATAATGAGAAACAGTTAGCTTTCGTGGTGTTGCCTGATGACTTGATGGATGAAAAGCAGCATATTGCAATATTCACGACAGCGAGCCTTCCATGGATGACTGGGACTGCTGTCAACCCTTTGTTCCGTGCAGCTTATCTTGCAAAGGATGGAGAGAGAAACATCACTTTGGTGATTCCTTGGCTATCTTTGAAGGATCAAGGGCTAGTTTATCCAAACAGGATTACATTCAGCTCACCTTCAGAGCAAGAAACCTATGTTCGTTGTTGGCTTGAAGAGAGGACTGGTTTTATATCTGGATTTAAGATATGCTTCTACCCTGGGAAGGTAAACTAGAACTGTCTAAATGTCTATTCCTCCCGTGACATGAAAAATATAAGATATTGATttggatgcggattgcctgcaaTCAGGGGTTGCAGGAATCCTACTGCAGCTTGATGTGGCCCAATGAAAAGCATCATATGCGCTTATTATATGTAGGTCCTGCAGTGAAAATGGCAAAGCGTCCTTTCACATGGGGGTATCTTTGCTTTTCACTGTAGGGCCCACGTCTGACGGGCACATATGGTACttttacaatgggccacatcaggcTATAGGAGGATTTGGGGCAAAAAGGCCAGAAAATTGCATCCTTCTTAAGTCTTAACATAGCAATGGCTTTCTGTGCTGCTTCATGATGGATGGCTGTCCTTTCTGTCAGAAATTTCAGATCTGCCTATCATTTGTGTGAGTTTGGAAGTGAAACCAAACCACAATTGGGGTGGATTTGGGGTCACCTCTGATTGATTCAGCACCTGCATTTGGGGCAAGTTGGGAATCAAAGATGGCATCAGGCAGGCTATCACCTCTCTGCCTTTTCTGCCCCAAAACAATATTCTTGTTTGAGGTGTATCAGTTTTGAGTGGAAGTCAATTTCACCTTTATGCATTCCGAAGACACCTGATGCAACCCTAGCAAATTAATCAAATTCTTTTTAAAAACTTGAATTCCTCATCAAACCAGAAATCACCATAGTGTCATCTGCTTGTACCTATGGTTTTATGACAAGGCAATTCGGACTGACTCAGTCCTGAGTTGAGCCGTGACTCGTCACGGCCAAGTTGGGGATGACTGAGCTGACTAGGTCATAATTTCAATGCTAGCTCATGGTGCCAAACCAGAGTGGACTCAACCGAGTCCGAATCAGGTTGGACGAGTTGTCATTCCTTGCTTGTACATTGCAAAGGTAAAGTTCAATTTCATGAATTTAAAGCTTGGGTTCAGCATTGCAATAGGTATGGACCTGTAGGCTTTGTTTAAGATGTTCAAGTTGGCAATGGGCCGGGCTAGGGCAGGGCCAAGGTGGCCCTAGCACAGCCCTAACCCCTTAACTTGGCCCTAGCCTGACCTAGACCCTAACGGGAAGGGTTGGGCCAGGGCCAGCCTTTTAAGGAAATGAGTTATGTGACAAAGATTTTTAATAGGTccaatttctgattttttttttgggtacatCCTCCATCCACAATAAATATTACATAAAAactgtttggatcattgaaacatgaccccGGATCCAATGATCCTATTTAAACTACACGTCTGTCGATGGAACCATTAACAAGTGTTTTTAAACCATTATAATGGTAGTCCACTAAAGGATCGGATTGGACCAACAGGCtggctgggccattcatcattagccaTGGCCTAGCTGGGTCCCAGCAATCGGGCTTAGATTTGAAGCCTGCGCCCAGCCCTTGGGCCAAGTTTAGGGGCCCAAGCCCTTGACCCATAGGGCCAGGTCTCCCAGGCAGCCTGGCCCATTAACACCCTATAAGATGCATTGATAGTAGAAAAACAAGAAATCTCATGTATGGGTCCAAACCCAAGGTTTGGACTCAGGGCTCAGCTGGGTTGGCTTGTGTCTCAGCTTGGTCTTTaccaacatccatatatatatatatatatatatatatatatatatatatatatccagacTTATGATGGGGACTCATTGAGTCAAGTTCACTTGATCAATGTTCAGTCCACACATAGAAGAAACACATTTCTTCTAATCTTTCTTTGGAAATGTTTTGTGGTATCTTGCAGTTTGCAAAAGACAAAGGGAGTATTCTAGCTGTCGGGGATATTACTGAAGTCATTCCTAATGAAGAGGCTGACATTGCCGTCCTCGAGGAGCCCGAACATCTTACATGGTTTCATCATGGGcagagatggaaaaaaaaattccGGCATGTTATAGGGGTTGTCCATACGAATTATTTGGAGTatgtgaagagagagaaaaatggacGGCTGAATGCGTTTTTCTTGAAACGCATCAACAGCTGGGTTGTTAACATCTTCTGCCACAAGGTGCATTTCTTCATAAGGCTTAGTTCTCTATGCAATGGCATGGCATGGCATGTTGTGGTCAATGTGAGAAATTTGCCGAGGTTTTGAAACTCTCGAGATATTTTTGCACTAAATAAACTAAATGATGTTATCACGATAATATCACAAGATTTGCAAAATATCGGCAGCTTTGAATTTcttgtgatttttatttaaaaaatatcccaaaataaaaagtaaaaataattttacaTTTTAACAACTCATTATGTAATCATGTATTACAGTATTAATATAATTtatctatttataataaatatttttaaattcttatttttagcAAGAGTTTTCTTGATAATATCCTGAGAAAAAACCTTGAAATTTAAAATCTCATGAGAAAATCCTGAGCTGAGAAATTCCCGTggatgagatttgtcactatggttGTGGTTGGATGGTTCTCTCTGTCCCAACCTCTTATGTGTTTGACATCTGCATTGTTagtaatttaaaaaaagaaattcagTGGTTAGGCACCCCTGTTCAATAGCCCCACAAGCACCCCTCTCCACATGTAGCACACATCTCAACTTGTAGAGTGTGTAACATCTAACCTGTGCATACATGAAAGGATCCGACTGGTTTGCTTATAAGGAAGATTGAACTTTTACACTGGATGTGGACCATTAGTAAGTTTTTTAAATTGACCATTCTTTTTGTAtagggatggcccacctgatgagtggatcagtaTGGTTTTTGCAAATATTCATCTTCACAATGAGGCCACTTCATTCACCGTTCAGGTGTCCCACGCTCTTACCAGGTTGGCACAAATGCTGTGTGTAAAGGTGCATATGATGCTAGCAATCATCTAAAATGGTCATGCTTATTGctcattcaatcatttccagTTAAGACTTTGGTTCGAGGTCCCGGACCGTGTATTAAATACTGCTAACTTGGCTATCATATACAAGgcatacatgatacatgtacgtcaatccagaccatccaaattgcaagccccattgtggatggagcatagtcCTGAGACTCACTGATTggacaatctcaaccatctgtTTGACCACTCACCATTTCCTTCATAACTGTCCAATTGATGGCCAGCAATTGGGCCTTTGAGATGGATGGTCCAGGTTGACTTGACTTCCATGTATGCTATGTGCAGCTGATGAGCCACTAGCATCGAACATGGTGCAATAGACATTCCCAGCTtccctcttcctttttttttttggaaaagtcGATGCTGCTGTTTGAATTAAAATCTCTGATGATGCCGCAGGTTATAAGATTATCAGCTGCAACACAAGATCTTCCAAGATCGATCATCTGCAATGTCCATGGTGTGAACCCCAAGTTCATCCAGATTGGCAAGAGGAAGCAAGAGCAGCAACAGAACGGAGACCATGCCTTCACCAAGGGTGCCTACTATATTGGGAAGATGGTGTGGAGCAAAGGCTACAGAGAGCTCCTTCAACTTCTCTCAGCCCACCAAAACCAACTATCCGATCTCCAAGTGGATTTGTATGGGGATGGTGGAGATTCGGATCAAGTCCAGGAAGCTGCTAGAAAATTGAAACTGGCTGTTAAAGTGTACCCGGGGCGTGATCATGCCGATCCTTTGTTTTATGAGTAAGTTAGCCATTGCCCATTTGATTTCCCGTCACCTCTCATTAGCTATTGTTGACATATGAAAATAAGAAGAGGATATGGGCTCTGATGCATATGGTTGTGTCTGGTCATGGTTtggaacatgtgggacccacggttcgatgttggaagatcctaaccctgtGGTCATTGGCCTATCTTAATTGTCTAATTGTATCCAACCTGAGAGATTTTTGCAGCACGGCTATCTGTGGTCTGGCCCATCGGGTCTATGAACCATGCATGTGAGAACGCTTCTAATCATGGTGCATCAAGAACCCACAATTCCTCTGCATAAAGGGAACCGTACAAGTTTAATTATTCTTGGGAGGTGTGCAGAAATGGTACTTGTGGTGCTACCAGGCTGCTGTGGAGCCTACCTCAACTGTGTTTCCGATCCACCCAACCCATTGTTTTCTCCCCCTCATGATCACTGTAGAAACAAAAAAAATTCAGGCTGattaaaactaaggtgggccacagtgcagggaacaatgtaaaatcatgcctaagaccTAAAAAttcatgttgtgtggcccacctgggttttggaATGACCTGATTTTTTGTCAATACAGGGAAAAAAGTGCATAGGCTCTGATACAAGAGGTTGTGTGTAGTCATGGTTTGGTACATGCAGGATCCAATTGTTTGGTGTTGgaagcaaggtattcaaaaaaatggttatgtaatggAAATGGAAGGGGCTGTTACGCAGTATGGGTTCATTACAGTCTGTCAGATATTTTGGACCTTAACGGTCCCTTACAACCTTGCATAACAGCCCAGGGCTGTTATGACTAGTGCATGTATAATTCTCATTTTGGGGTATTTTTTCAACTCTCTCCTATTTCTCCTTCACTTTTTGACATTTTTACTTCTTGGACTATTTCGATCCATTTTCGATTATCCCAGAAGATTAAAACACGAGTTTTGAAGTCATTTTGGAAGAATCGAATATTTGGATTTGAATTTGGGGAAAAtcgaaaaattaggaaaattttctttttttcttttcttgctgcAAATTTATTGATTCAACATTGTATTATCAAATCAACCAAATCTTGCTAGATTTTGTATTCAATTTGACCATGTTTGTATAATCTTTTATCATTAAATGTtggtttttatataatttttatcaattttcattttttaaaaaaaaaattgcaaaatatTTGGAGTGTAGATGATTCATATACATGTGTGGAGTTAGATCTACGTATGCATGCACTAAATCAGTGTTTTTCAtcacattttcattttttttcatttattttggttgtattttttcttaatttttttagggGAATGACATCAAATGCTTAGGggtatgcattagtgggatgaatccCATGGACTATATGAATTTTGGCTTGTTGTGGGGGTATTCGAGTAGTTCAATATCAGCCCAACATTATTAAtccaaaatttattttattttttctcaaataTTTTGAGAGAAATGGTGTCAAAtggttagggatatgcattagtggaaTGAGTTACATAATTTGCATGAATTTCGGGCTGTTTTTGGGGCATTCAAGTAGTCCCAAATCAGCTCGACACTGTATGcccaattttaatttttaattctttCTTCAAATTTCTTGAGGGACATGGTGTCAAATGGTTAGTGATATGTATAAGTCGGATGAATTCCATGGATTACAAAAATTTCAGCCTGTTTTGGGAGCATTCAAATagttatataaatataaatatataattatctaatcattaaattcatgctCTTATAATCTTGATTTATATTGAAtcattgattattattatttttcgaaaggtgagaaacacacacacacacacgaccaCCCCACGCATGCATGGGTTCTCGAACCTGTGACCTCAGAGATGAGACACAGCGTCTACCACCGAGCCAAGAGAAGAAGACCCTATTGaatcattgatattagatattagaaaactaaatataggGTTTCTGAAGTCAGTCTAAGCCTTTCAAGTTAATAATATCATCAGGTAGTTTGAGATAGCATTCTTACCAAACAACTGGACTGTTAtactatcataaacatgttcaaaacaaaaaagaggGCAATCCACTGTAATGTAACAGTTCAACGGCTGCCATcgtaccattattgaataccttggttggAAGATCCTATGATCATTGGCCTATCTTAActgtgtattttatatccaacCTCGGATATTTTTGGGCCACAACTATCCGCAGTTGGCCTGTCAAGTCTATGAACCATGGGTCTCACCTGCCTGACACTGAAAGGACCCATGTCCCGAGCCTGGCCCAACCGACGATTtgaatggcatatttgtagggTATTA of the Magnolia sinica isolate HGM2019 chromosome 7, MsV1, whole genome shotgun sequence genome contains:
- the LOC131251007 gene encoding digalactosyldiacylglycerol synthase 2, chloroplastic-like; this encodes MDEKQHIAIFTTASLPWMTGTAVNPLFRAAYLAKDGERNITLVIPWLSLKDQGLVYPNRITFSSPSEQETYVRCWLEERTGFISGFKICFYPGKFAKDKGSILAVGDITEVIPNEEADIAVLEEPEHLTWFHHGQRWKKKFRHVIGVVHTNYLEYVKREKNGRLNAFFLKRINSWVVNIFCHKVIRLSAATQDLPRSIICNVHGVNPKFIQIGKRKQEQQQNGDHAFTKGAYYIGKMVWSKGYRELLQLLSAHQNQLSDLQVDLYGDGGDSDQVQEAARKLKLAVKVYPGRDHADPLFYEYKVFLNPSTTDVVCTTTAEALAMGKIAVCANHPSNDFFKQFPNCRMYNRGDEFVKATRAALADEPAPLTDDQRHELSWEAATERFVQAAELDQAFKERPTSAVTSRFAALSLRMADLKRKMEDVSAFVHYTASGIEAARRAFGAVPGSLRPDEEQCKELGLVYSQEKHGSNRWLSRSS